DNA from Clupea harengus chromosome 2, Ch_v2.0.2, whole genome shotgun sequence:
CCAGAAATATTGGTAACCTCCTGTGCATATTGCCATCTGCTTTTCATTAGGCGCTGTGATAAACATGACACAGGCCCAGTTGAACACTAAACTAGGCATACTGCTTCTTGAAGGTCTTGCtgataaatatgaatatgaatatagCCTAGGCTTACAACTGAAACCTAACAACTGAATATTCCAGAATAATAGGAGTGATTTTTCAGTTATAATGTGTACACTAACGTGTCAATAGGAGGCCTATTATTTTTTAGACGAAGTCTAATACTTTCCAGCCGTAAGATGGCGCTGATAGGCTACGTCTATCATCTCAGTAACAGTTATACGAAATTTAATATCGGATAACATCGCATATTGTTTTAAAGTGGACCAAGTGGTAATACAGGATATTGCTTGAGGGTGTTTGGGCAATGGGACATTTTCGATTAACATTAACTATTTTACATTCTCTTCGTGTATGCATTTGTATCTGATCTACCCCTCCAATTAGGTTCTCAGTTATAAGGACTGTTAATATTATTCAAATTATTtaagttgttgatgttgttgacgCAGCTAATATGCGGCGCAGATACGGTGCCGAAGGGCCCTGGTTGCAGGTTGTGACTGTGGTAAAGAGTCGGCGGGGAGCCTGGCCAATATGAGAACCCAGAGTGGCCAACGCCTGGAGCCATCAGGTTGAGCTTGGAAATACCTGAAAACGGCAGTGGTGTGAAATTACTCTGCAACTTGTAAAAAGCTTGTTCGGTCGACGAGGGTTGACACACTTGTGCCAGCCCGTGAAAGTCAAACTTGTAGGCATAACGCTTTCCGTGGACCTTCGTCATGATGTTCTTGTCGTAGTAGTAGCGGAGAGCTCGGCTAAGTTTATCATAGTTCATATTAGGCTTGCTTTTCCTCTCACCCCAACGTCGGGCCACTTCGTCGGGGTCGATCAGTTTAAATTCCCCGTTGGTACCTTCCCAAGCGATGCAAGACATGTTGGAACTGTCTGACAACAGCTCGAGCAGAAACTGCCAGAGCTGAATTTGTCCACTACCTGAAATCAAATCGGATACTATGCAATGTAACATGCAAAAATAACATTctaaacagaaaacacaccaaAGAGAGCATGCACTGGGTTTAGGTTTAGATTACATCAAATAGGTTtaacaattaaattaaaataaaatgataatatGGTGGAAAAGAATGTATTTATTGCCATGACGAATaactttataaaaataaaaatagccTAATCTGAAAATATTACGCATAGGCTACAAGAAAATAAAAATTGTAAATAAACTGTAATTGTAACTTTATGTATTTCAAGATTCAAAGAACTATCACAGAATACACAggtgcagacaaacacagatcataaaGATATTTCTGTATCAAATATTTATGATAAAGTCTAATATAACTATGTAGACCTAATTTATGTTTAAAGCCCCATACTTTTACCCATATCCAGGCCACGCAAAAATAACGACTTACCTTTTTGCACTCCCGTATTCATAGGGCTCCATGATGAGT
Protein-coding regions in this window:
- the fev gene encoding protein FEV isoform X2 → MKANPSRSTDTMRQNCGGNLMFNMYLSDPSDNLLKESKNSSWSPMNTGVQKGSGQIQLWQFLLELLSDSSNMSCIAWEGTNGEFKLIDPDEVARRWGERKSKPNMNYDKLSRALRYYYDKNIMTKVHGKRYAYKFDFHGLAQVCQPSSTEQAFYKLQSNFTPLPFSGISKLNLMAPGVGHSGFSYWPGSPPTLYHSHNLQPGPFGTVSAPHISCVNNINNLNNLNNINSPYN
- the fev gene encoding protein FEV isoform X1 → MPGCSWALIAWLFNLKPVSSFVGNRISFFLNAFPGFTAQVQGMQPRLQENRGTLRPITAFNRLKYPSDNLLKESKNSSWSPMNTGVQKGSGQIQLWQFLLELLSDSSNMSCIAWEGTNGEFKLIDPDEVARRWGERKSKPNMNYDKLSRALRYYYDKNIMTKVHGKRYAYKFDFHGLAQVCQPSSTEQAFYKLQSNFTPLPFSGISKLNLMAPGVGHSGFSYWPGSPPTLYHSHNLQPGPFGTVSAPHISCVNNINNLNNLNNINSPYN
- the fev gene encoding protein FEV isoform X3, with the protein product MTMERILNSSGSKDHAYPSDNLLKESKNSSWSPMNTGVQKGSGQIQLWQFLLELLSDSSNMSCIAWEGTNGEFKLIDPDEVARRWGERKSKPNMNYDKLSRALRYYYDKNIMTKVHGKRYAYKFDFHGLAQVCQPSSTEQAFYKLQSNFTPLPFSGISKLNLMAPGVGHSGFSYWPGSPPTLYHSHNLQPGPFGTVSAPHISCVNNINNLNNLNNINSPYN
- the fev gene encoding protein FEV isoform X4 → MNTGVQKGSGQIQLWQFLLELLSDSSNMSCIAWEGTNGEFKLIDPDEVARRWGERKSKPNMNYDKLSRALRYYYDKNIMTKVHGKRYAYKFDFHGLAQVCQPSSTEQAFYKLQSNFTPLPFSGISKLNLMAPGVGHSGFSYWPGSPPTLYHSHNLQPGPFGTVSAPHISCVNNINNLNNLNNINSPYN